Proteins encoded in a region of the Anopheles ziemanni chromosome 2, idAnoZiCoDA_A2_x.2, whole genome shotgun sequence genome:
- the LOC131293724 gene encoding uncharacterized protein LOC131293724, which produces MLYQIIPVTLRHRDRIVKTFALIDSGSSASLLSQETQDLLNVEGSLKPLTLSWRNGDLQEEPDSEEVSIENMDAKGILLKLDGIRTVSKMNLPTQSVDARELKRHYQHLAGIDLESYEGTPTLLLGLPHAHLTYGKNTRVGHPGEPMSTETHLSWVVMGGKGGASQGKLLTIFEANEEVAEMQRLIRSYFSTEEFGGYAGRVERGTACIEGRVNYIPRFLVINENKPNPKPRLVFDEGPRL; this is translated from the exons ATGCTGTACCAAATTATACCAGTGACACTACGTCACCGGGATAGGATAGTAAAAACATTTGCCCTAATTGATTCGGGATCCTCGGCGAGTTTGTTGTCGCAGGAAACCCAAGACCTCCTTAACGTCGAAGGTTCGTTGAAGCCACTCACTTTATCGTGGAGGAATGGCGATTTGCAGGAGGAACCGGACAGCGAAGAGGTCTCGATAGAGAATATGGATGCAAAGGGAATCCTGCTAAAGCTCGACGGGATAAGGACGGTGAGTAAAATGAATCTCCCCACCCAGTCAGTTGATGCACGAGAGTTAAAGCGCCATTATCAACACTTAGCTGGAATCGACCTCGAAAGTTATGAAGGCACTCCAACGCTTCTCCTTGGATTGCCCCACGCCCATTTAACGTACGGGAAAAATACTCGGGTTGGACATCCGGGGGAACCGATGTCCACCGAAACTCACTTGAGCTGGGTGGTCATGGGTGGAAAGGGTGGTGCCTCACAGGGGAAGTTGCTTACAATATTTGAAGCAAACGAGGAAGTCGCGGAAATGCAACGTTTGATAAGGAGctatttttccaccgaagAGTTCGGG GGATACGCAGGAAGGGTTGAGCGTGGGACAGCATGTATCGAAGGGAGGGTTAATTATATTCCACGTTTTTTGGTCATAAATGAGAATAAGCCGAACCCGAAACCGCGACTCGTATTTGACGAG GGCCCACGGCTGTAG